Proteins encoded together in one Prunus dulcis chromosome 3, ALMONDv2, whole genome shotgun sequence window:
- the LOC117623071 gene encoding pescadillo homolog isoform X1, protein MVKHKHYRPPGKKKEGNAARYITRSQAVKQLQVSLPLFRKLCILKGVFPREPKKKVKGNHHTYYHLKDVSFIQHEPLLERLREIRAYERKVKKADAKKNRDRANLLRQRRPTYRLDKIILQRYPNFIDALRDLDDCLTMVHLFAALPAIEERIEVKRIHNCRRLSHEWQAYISRTHKLRKVFVSVKGIYYQAEVKGQKVTWLTPHPLQQVLTEDIDFNIMLNFLEFYEALLAFVNCHLYRSINVKYPPILDPRLEALAADLYALSRYFDANSRSAVLDPQASSLSGSGNVESQQIGDSVSESELRLAQLQHQLPSNEPGALMHLVKDVAGEEEEDDDTRECKKLFKDMKFFLNREVYRESLLFVVPAFGGTVSWEGDGAPFEENDESITHQIVDRPMHGRQTLAREYVQPQWVYDCINARIILPTGGYLAGRDPPPHLSPFVDNEAEGYVPDYAETIKQWKTAGRSEVLPLPGVGKEDLEDPQKLLAEGVIDRAKAKEAVEKKKKMMALERQYHDELNKEVHGVPHSSSVSNIDNHISGKETEDKEEFDDDSELAKLSLSRRKRGKLEAAEKGIKRKKDHIDVIRERKRKLKESQKSKEG, encoded by the exons ATGGTTAAGCATAAGCATTACAGGCCTCCT ggaaagaaaaaggaaggaaatgCAGCGAGGTACATCACTAGGTCACAAGCCGTCAAGCAACTTCAAGTCAGTCTACCCCTCTTCAG GAaactttgtattttaaagGGTGTTTTTCCCCGGGAGCCGAAGAAAAAGGTGAAAGGAAATCACCATACCTATTATCACTTGAAGGATGTTTCATTCATTCAACACGAACCATTACTTGAGCGTTTGAGAGAGATCAGGGCATATGAGAGAAAAGTAAAGAAAGCAGATGCGAAGAAGAACCGGGATCGCGCAAATCTTCTGAGACAAAGGAGACCCACTTACAGATTAGATAAAATTATTTTGCAGAG gtATCCAAATTTCATTGATGCACTTAGAGATTTGGATGACTGTCTCACCATGGTTCACCTCTTTGCAGCATTACCTGCTATAGAGGAAAGAATTGAAGTGAAACGCATACATAACTGTCGAAG GCTGAGTCATGAATGGCAAGCTTATATATCTCGGACTCATAAATTGCGCAAAGTCTTTGTATCTGTCAAGGGCATATATTATCAG GCCGAGGTTAAGGGGCAAAAAGTCACATGGTTGACCCCTCACCCCTTGCAGCAAGTTTTGACTGAGGATATTGACTTCAATATCATGCTAAactttttggaattttatgag GCTCTTCTTGCATTTGTGAATTGTCATTTATATCGTTCCATAAATGTGAAGTATCCGCCCATTCTTGATCCTCGATTAGAAGCTTTAGCAGCTG ATCTTTATGCACTATCAAGATACTTCGATGCTAACTCTCGGTCCGCTGTGTTGGATCCTCAAGCTTCAAGTTTGTCTGGATCAGGGAATGTTGAGAGCCAGCAGATTGGGGATTCAGTTAGTGAGTCTGAATTAAGGCTTGCCCAACTTCAGCATCAACTCCCTTCTAATGAACCTGGTGCATTAATGCACCTTGTTAAAGATGTTGCTGGcgaggaagaagaggatgaTGATACAAGAGAGTGTAAGAAACTCTTCAAGGATATGAAATTTTTCTTGAACCGTGAG GTTTACAGAGAGTCATTGCTTTTTGTTGTTCCTGCTTTTGGTGGCACTGTTTCTTGGGAAGGTGATGGGGCTCCATTTGAGGAAAATGATGAGAGCATTACCCACCAG ATTGTTGACAGGCCAATGCATGGCCGTCAGACCCTTGCCAGGGAATATGTTCAACCACAATGGGTTTATGATTGTATAAATGCTCGGATCATTTTACCAACTGGGGGTTATTTGGCGGGAAG GGATCCTCCCCCACACTTGTCACCATTTGTTGACAATGAGGCAGAAGGTTACGTACCTGACTATGCTGAGACCATTAAACAATGGAAGACTGCTGGCAGAAGTGAAGTCCTCCCCCTACCAGGTGTGGGAAAAGAAGATTTGGAAGATCCTCAGAAATTACTGGCTGAAGGTGTAATTGACcgagcaaaagcaaaagaagctgttgagaaaaagaagaag ATGATGGCTCTTGAGAGGCAGTATCATGATGAATTGAATAAGGAGGTTCATGGCGTCCCGCATTCATCATCTGTCTCGAATATAGATAATCATATCTCCGGCAAGGAGACCGAGGATAAGGAAGAATTTGATGATGATAGTGAATTGGCTAAATTGAGCTTGTCCCGTAGGAAGAGGGGTAAACTTGAAGCCGCGGAG AAAGGGATAAAACGAAAGAAGGACCATATTGATGTCATCAGGGAACGGAAGAGAAAACTTAAAGAATCTCAAAAATCAAAGGAAGGTTAA
- the LOC117623064 gene encoding denticleless protein homolog: MEISKPQSFFQDIRSRELHGFRAPKRPYINGLASDFNEIGAIAAEHNGPPMAISFGKTCKNSDIVAMSDEDGYLSLFDTRRKFSASASFQENADKTKVCDWVAHQNAVFDVCWIKDDTQIMTASGDQTIKVWDIQEKKCTAILMGHTGSVKSLCPHPTNPEIIVSGSRDGSFALWDMRCNSSSKNIHGEIAICSTAVVKGAHLFPRAKRVRRGKAASMSITSVLYLKDEVSIATAGAVDSIVKFWDTRSLKNVVTQTSPHLESTEKERRLHGITSLSQDLNGVFISASCMDNRIYLYNVLQLQKGPMQSFSGCRIESFFVKSVLSPDAAHMLSGSSDGNAYIWQVNKPQEDPVILKSHDGEVTAVDWSHFEVGKMATSSDDFTVRIWNSQNSYGPSTNSPSVIRRRVMAIPGAECRKLLMNESIHTSRDSGNLCPSDDGLDESSSRKPIKMPKISTPQSQKKQSMADSDFIETFEKTPEAALKSPSSVLNPPSSLKRKTIRDYFGVPTLNL; the protein is encoded by the exons atgGAGATCTCAAAGCCCCAATCGTTCTTCCAAGACATCAGATCCAGAGAGCTACATGGATTCAGAG CTCCAAAGCGACCGTACATCAATGGCCTGGCATCAGATTTCAATGAAATTGGGGCCATTGCTGCTGAACACAACGGCCCTCCAATGGCGATTTCGTTTGGCAAG ACGTGTAAAAACTCTGACATTGTCGCAATGTCAGACGAAGATGGGTACTTGAGCTTGTTCGATACACGTCGCAAGTTCTCTGCATCAGCATCTTTCCAAGAAAATGCAG ATAAAACTAAGGTGTGTGATTGGGTTGCACATCAAAATGCTGTGTTTGACGTCTGTTGGATTAAG GATGATACTCAAATTATGACAGCTTCTGGTGATCAAACT ATCAAGGTATGGGATATTCAGGAAAAGAAATGTACTGCAATACTGATGGGGCACACAGGAAGTGTGAAATCTCTCTGTCCTCATCCAACTAATCCTG AGATTATTGTCTCTGGTTCGAGAGATGGCTCCTTTGCTCTTTGGGATATGAGATGTAATTCAAGCTCCAAAAATATTCACGGGGAGATTGCAATATG CTCAACTGCTGTGGTTAAAGGGGCTCATCTTTTTCCACGGGCAAAGCGTGTAAGGCGCGGAAAG GCTGCTTCCATGAGCATCACATCAGTTCTTTATCTTAAAGACGAGGTTTCCATTGCTACTGCTGGAGCTGTGGATAG CATTGTCAAGTTTTGGGATACTAGAAGTTTGAAAAATGTCGTCACACAGACATCCCCTCACCTAGAGTCTACTGAGAAG GAAAGAAGATTACATGGTATAACTAGCTTATCCCAAGATTTAAACGGAGTTTTTATTTCAGCCTCATGTATGGACAACAG AATATATTTGTATAATGTACTTCAGCTACAAAAGGGTCCTATGCAATCTTTCAGTGGATGTAGGATTGAATCTTTTTTTGTGAAG TCAGTTCTTAGCCCTGATGCTGCTCACATGCTCAGTGGTTCCAGCGATGGAAATGCCTATATTTGGCAG GTAAACAAGCCTCAAGAAGATCCTGTAATATTGAAAAGCCATGACGGAGAAGTTACAGCAGTGGAttg GTCCCATTTTGAGGTTGGGAAGATGGCAACTTCTTCGGATGATTTTACAGTTCGTATTTGGAACTCTCAGAATAGTTACGGCCCAAGCACAAACTCACCATCTGTCATCCGGAGGAGAGTCATGGCAATCCCAGGTGCAGAATGTAGAAAGCTTCTAATGAATGAATCAATTCATACGTCAAGGGACTCTGGAAATTTGTGTCCGTCAGACGACGGATTGGATGAATCTAGTTcaagaaaaccaattaaaatGCCGAAAATCAGTACTCCCCAATCTCAGAAGAAACAATCTATGGCAGATTCTGACTTTATTGAAACCTTTGAAAAGACCCCAGAAGCTGCGTTGAAGAGCCCTTCTTCTGTTCTGAACCCTCCTTCCTCtctaaaaaggaaaacaatcCGAGATTACTTTGGAGTACCTACTTTAAACTTGTAG
- the LOC117623071 gene encoding pescadillo homolog isoform X2, translating into MVKHKHYRPPGKKKEGNAARYITRSQAVKQLQVSLPLFRKLCILKGVFPREPKKKVKGNHHTYYHLKDVSFIQHEPLLERLREIRAYERKVKKADAKKNRDRANLLRQRRPTYRLDKIILQRYPNFIDALRDLDDCLTMVHLFAALPAIEERIEVKRIHNCRRLSHEWQAYISRTHKLRKVFVSVKGIYYQALLAFVNCHLYRSINVKYPPILDPRLEALAADLYALSRYFDANSRSAVLDPQASSLSGSGNVESQQIGDSVSESELRLAQLQHQLPSNEPGALMHLVKDVAGEEEEDDDTRECKKLFKDMKFFLNREVYRESLLFVVPAFGGTVSWEGDGAPFEENDESITHQIVDRPMHGRQTLAREYVQPQWVYDCINARIILPTGGYLAGRDPPPHLSPFVDNEAEGYVPDYAETIKQWKTAGRSEVLPLPGVGKEDLEDPQKLLAEGVIDRAKAKEAVEKKKKMMALERQYHDELNKEVHGVPHSSSVSNIDNHISGKETEDKEEFDDDSELAKLSLSRRKRGKLEAAEKGIKRKKDHIDVIRERKRKLKESQKSKEG; encoded by the exons ATGGTTAAGCATAAGCATTACAGGCCTCCT ggaaagaaaaaggaaggaaatgCAGCGAGGTACATCACTAGGTCACAAGCCGTCAAGCAACTTCAAGTCAGTCTACCCCTCTTCAG GAaactttgtattttaaagGGTGTTTTTCCCCGGGAGCCGAAGAAAAAGGTGAAAGGAAATCACCATACCTATTATCACTTGAAGGATGTTTCATTCATTCAACACGAACCATTACTTGAGCGTTTGAGAGAGATCAGGGCATATGAGAGAAAAGTAAAGAAAGCAGATGCGAAGAAGAACCGGGATCGCGCAAATCTTCTGAGACAAAGGAGACCCACTTACAGATTAGATAAAATTATTTTGCAGAG gtATCCAAATTTCATTGATGCACTTAGAGATTTGGATGACTGTCTCACCATGGTTCACCTCTTTGCAGCATTACCTGCTATAGAGGAAAGAATTGAAGTGAAACGCATACATAACTGTCGAAG GCTGAGTCATGAATGGCAAGCTTATATATCTCGGACTCATAAATTGCGCAAAGTCTTTGTATCTGTCAAGGGCATATATTATCAG GCTCTTCTTGCATTTGTGAATTGTCATTTATATCGTTCCATAAATGTGAAGTATCCGCCCATTCTTGATCCTCGATTAGAAGCTTTAGCAGCTG ATCTTTATGCACTATCAAGATACTTCGATGCTAACTCTCGGTCCGCTGTGTTGGATCCTCAAGCTTCAAGTTTGTCTGGATCAGGGAATGTTGAGAGCCAGCAGATTGGGGATTCAGTTAGTGAGTCTGAATTAAGGCTTGCCCAACTTCAGCATCAACTCCCTTCTAATGAACCTGGTGCATTAATGCACCTTGTTAAAGATGTTGCTGGcgaggaagaagaggatgaTGATACAAGAGAGTGTAAGAAACTCTTCAAGGATATGAAATTTTTCTTGAACCGTGAG GTTTACAGAGAGTCATTGCTTTTTGTTGTTCCTGCTTTTGGTGGCACTGTTTCTTGGGAAGGTGATGGGGCTCCATTTGAGGAAAATGATGAGAGCATTACCCACCAG ATTGTTGACAGGCCAATGCATGGCCGTCAGACCCTTGCCAGGGAATATGTTCAACCACAATGGGTTTATGATTGTATAAATGCTCGGATCATTTTACCAACTGGGGGTTATTTGGCGGGAAG GGATCCTCCCCCACACTTGTCACCATTTGTTGACAATGAGGCAGAAGGTTACGTACCTGACTATGCTGAGACCATTAAACAATGGAAGACTGCTGGCAGAAGTGAAGTCCTCCCCCTACCAGGTGTGGGAAAAGAAGATTTGGAAGATCCTCAGAAATTACTGGCTGAAGGTGTAATTGACcgagcaaaagcaaaagaagctgttgagaaaaagaagaag ATGATGGCTCTTGAGAGGCAGTATCATGATGAATTGAATAAGGAGGTTCATGGCGTCCCGCATTCATCATCTGTCTCGAATATAGATAATCATATCTCCGGCAAGGAGACCGAGGATAAGGAAGAATTTGATGATGATAGTGAATTGGCTAAATTGAGCTTGTCCCGTAGGAAGAGGGGTAAACTTGAAGCCGCGGAG AAAGGGATAAAACGAAAGAAGGACCATATTGATGTCATCAGGGAACGGAAGAGAAAACTTAAAGAATCTCAAAAATCAAAGGAAGGTTAA